A region of Rattus rattus isolate New Zealand chromosome 7, Rrattus_CSIRO_v1, whole genome shotgun sequence DNA encodes the following proteins:
- the LOC116905432 gene encoding LOW QUALITY PROTEIN: 60S ribosomal protein L3-like (The sequence of the model RefSeq protein was modified relative to this genomic sequence to represent the inferred CDS: inserted 1 base in 1 codon), with protein sequence MSHRKFSAPRHGSLGFLPRKRSSRHRGKVKSFPKDDPSKPVHLTAFLGYKAGMTHIVREVDRPGSKVNKKEVVGAVTIVETPPMVVVGIVGYVETPRGLRTFKTVFAEHISDECKRHFYKNCHKSKKKAFTKYXKKWQDDTGKKQLEKDFNSVKKYCQVIRIIAHTQMHLLPLRQKKAHLMEIQVNGGTVAEKLDWARERLEQQVPVNQVFGQDEMIDVIGVTKGKGYKGVTSLRHTKKLPRKTHRGLRKVACIGAWHPARVAFSVARAGQKGYHHRTEINKKIYKIGQGYLIKDGKLIKNNASAYYYLSDKSINPLGGFVHYGEVTNDFIMLIGCVVGTKKRVLTLWKSLLVQTKRRALEKIDVKFFDTTSKFGHGPFQTMEEKKAFMGTLKKDRIAKEEGA encoded by the exons ATGTCTCACAGGAAATTCTCAGCTCCTAGGCATGGGTCCTTGGGCTTCTTGCCTCGGAAGCGCAGCAGCCGGCATCGTGGAAAAGTGAAGAGCTTCCCTAAGGATGACCCTTCCAAGCCCGTTCACCTCACAGCCTTTCTAGGGTACAAGGCTGGCATGACCCACATTGTCCGGGAAGTTGACCGGCCAGGATCTAAGGTGAACAAGAAAGAAGTTGTGGGGGCTGTGACCATTGTGGAAACCCCACCCATGGTGGTTGTGGGTATTGTGGGATATGTAGAGACCCCACGAGGCCTCCGGACCTTCAAGACTGTATTTGCTGAGCACATCAGCGATGAGTGTAAAAGGCATTTCTATAAGAATTGTCACAAATCTAAGAAGAAGGCTTTTACCAAGT TTAAGAAATGGCAAGATGACACTGGCAAGAAGCAACTGGAGAAGGACTTCAACAGCGTGAAGAAGTACTGCCAGGTCATCCGCATAATTGCTCACACTCAGATGCACCTGCTTCCTCTGCGCCAGAAGAAGGCACACTTGATGGAGATCCAGGTGAATGGGGGCACTGTAGCTGAGAAGCTAGACTGGGCCCGAGAGAGgctggagcagcaggtccccgTGAACCAGGTGTTTGGGCAGGATGAGATGATTGACGTCATCGGCGTGACAAAGGGCAAAGGCTACAAAGGGGTGACCAGTCTTCGGCACACAAAGAAGCTGCCCCGAAAGACCCACCGAGGTCTGCGCAAAGTTGCCTGTATTGGAGCTTGGCATCCTGCCCGTgtagccttctctgtggctcgAGCTGGGCAGAAAGGCTACCATCACCGAACAGAGATCAACAAGAAGATTTACAAGATTGGTCAAGGCTACCTCATCAAGGACGGTAAACTGATCAAGAACAATGCATCTGCTTACTATTACCTGTCTGACAAGAGCATCAACCCACTGGGTGGCTTTGTCCATTATGGTGAGGTGACCAATGATTTCATCATGCTCATAGGCTGTGTGGTGGGAACCAAGAAGCGAGTGCTTACTCTTTGGAAGTCCTTGCTGGTCCAGACCAAGCGTCGGGCTCTGGAGAAGATTGACGTGAAGTTCTTTGACACCACCTCCAAGTTCGGACATGGTCCCTTCCAGAccatggaggaaaagaaagcattcatgGGAACACTCAAGAAAGATCGCATTGCCAAGGAGGAAGGTGCCTGA